A region of Methanocorpusculum labreanum Z DNA encodes the following proteins:
- a CDS encoding cobalt-factor II C(20)-methyltransferase, whose product MLTAVGLGPGDAELLTLKAVRILKEADTVFVPGGIALELVKPYAKNIVTLEFPMTRNENEITKCMQRNAEKILPAAKSGNAVFGLIGDPNYYSTFSRLAEMVKALVPDLIVETIPGISSITAVASHAKIPVNGAFLVTDGPTSPSTKIMMKVTQPRNTAEQLKSAGYNDFIVVERMYMEGEKIYRNVLPEKTNYFSIMIARKL is encoded by the coding sequence ATGCTGACCGCAGTGGGCTTAGGCCCGGGCGATGCCGAACTTCTGACCCTCAAAGCAGTTCGAATATTAAAAGAAGCAGACACGGTTTTTGTACCTGGAGGCATTGCTCTTGAATTAGTCAAACCCTATGCAAAAAACATCGTCACGCTCGAATTCCCTATGACCCGGAATGAGAATGAGATCACTAAATGCATGCAGCGAAATGCTGAAAAGATTTTGCCTGCGGCAAAAAGCGGCAATGCAGTGTTCGGCCTGATTGGTGACCCGAATTATTACTCCACATTCTCACGCCTGGCTGAGATGGTGAAAGCACTCGTGCCTGATCTGATCGTGGAAACGATTCCAGGAATTAGTTCGATCACCGCGGTGGCATCGCACGCGAAAATACCGGTGAACGGAGCATTTCTGGTGACGGATGGACCAACCTCTCCCTCGACAAAGATAATGATGAAGGTCACACAGCCAAGAAATACCGCTGAACAGCTGAAATCCGCCGGCTACAATGATTTCATTGTCGTTGAGCGGATGTATATGGAAGGCGAGAAGATTTATCGTAATGTTCTTCCCGAAAAGACCAACTACTTCAGCATTATGATCGCGAGGAAGCTATGA
- the cobM gene encoding precorrin-4 C(11)-methyltransferase — translation MKYYIVGAGCGDPGLITVKGMDILKRADILIYAGSLVNPELVAASPASIKLDSWGMKLEEITSVIEEGVRAGKFVVRLHSGDPAIYGSIVEQIAPLEAKGIHAEIVPGVSSMFGAAAALQTEYTLRGVSESVIVTRSAGETLDADQIPELSAHGTTMVIFLSTGHIDTVMKKLQRTPETPVAVVYHASWPDQKIIKGTIETIAEKVHDAEISRSALIIVGDIVAGIHAAYTNSHLYG, via the coding sequence ATGAAATATTATATCGTTGGTGCGGGATGCGGGGATCCAGGACTTATCACCGTGAAAGGCATGGATATTTTGAAACGTGCCGATATCCTCATTTATGCCGGCTCGCTCGTAAATCCTGAACTCGTCGCCGCATCTCCAGCGTCCATAAAGCTTGACTCGTGGGGAATGAAACTCGAAGAGATTACAAGTGTTATCGAAGAAGGAGTACGGGCCGGGAAGTTCGTCGTTCGTCTTCACTCCGGCGACCCGGCAATCTACGGCTCGATCGTTGAGCAGATCGCTCCTCTTGAGGCAAAAGGGATCCATGCAGAAATCGTTCCGGGCGTTTCATCGATGTTTGGGGCGGCAGCAGCACTGCAGACTGAATACACCCTTCGTGGAGTCTCAGAATCGGTCATCGTGACCCGATCTGCAGGGGAGACTCTCGACGCTGACCAGATCCCCGAACTCTCTGCCCACGGTACGACGATGGTCATCTTTTTATCGACGGGACATATCGACACCGTGATGAAAAAACTGCAGCGCACGCCCGAAACACCGGTCGCCGTGGTCTATCATGCCTCATGGCCTGACCAGAAGATCATAAAAGGAACGATCGAGACCATCGCCGAAAAGGTGCACGATGCTGAAATATCACGCTCGGCACTGATTATCGTCGGCGACATTGTTGCCGGAATCCACGCGGCATATACCAACTCCCACCTCTACGGATGA
- a CDS encoding chloride channel protein has protein sequence MGIFYGGAFPTPGQSCTGITCWTPPPIIWLILPIICGGALLSGLIVYKFAPEAEGHGTDAALKAYHGDGKIRWRVPFVKAVASLITISTGGSAGREGPTAQIAAGFGAIISDVFQLSPRERKIAIATGIGAGIGTIFKAPLGGAVLAAEILYLRDVDADVLIPSFLASVISYSIFGFFMGYDAIFGTTEMTWSVVQVPFFLALGPLCAFIGIMYIKSFYGTKTLFDKFFRTYGLPTYLKPVLGAFIIGIFVIVFAYISPDTLMVALGSLGSGYGFVQLALYNMLPLTVLILLPFAKTLTTSLTIGSGGSGGVFAPGISIGGFTGGAFGMILHILFPTIIPLTTVPIFVIIGMIALFGSIAHAPIAVMIMVLEMTGDFGILIPAMAALVLACLIMGKNTIFREQRERREDILLPHN, from the coding sequence ATGGGAATCTTCTACGGCGGTGCGTTCCCTACACCTGGTCAGTCCTGCACAGGGATCACCTGCTGGACACCCCCGCCGATAATCTGGCTCATTCTCCCTATCATCTGCGGCGGCGCACTCCTTTCCGGGCTGATCGTCTATAAATTTGCACCGGAAGCCGAAGGTCATGGTACAGATGCGGCGTTAAAAGCGTATCACGGGGATGGAAAAATTCGCTGGCGCGTCCCGTTCGTTAAAGCAGTTGCATCTTTGATCACTATTTCAACGGGGGGCAGTGCCGGACGCGAAGGTCCTACTGCCCAGATCGCTGCAGGATTTGGCGCAATTATCTCTGATGTTTTTCAGCTTTCGCCGCGTGAACGAAAAATCGCGATCGCGACAGGAATCGGGGCAGGTATCGGTACGATTTTTAAGGCTCCCTTGGGAGGAGCCGTGCTGGCAGCAGAGATCCTCTATCTTAGGGACGTTGATGCCGATGTTTTAATCCCGTCTTTTCTTGCGTCGGTCATCAGTTACTCGATTTTCGGATTTTTCATGGGGTATGATGCCATATTCGGCACGACGGAAATGACCTGGTCCGTTGTTCAGGTTCCCTTTTTCCTCGCTCTGGGTCCTCTGTGTGCATTTATTGGGATCATGTACATCAAATCGTTTTATGGAACCAAGACCCTCTTCGATAAATTCTTTCGAACATATGGACTGCCGACATATCTTAAACCAGTTCTGGGAGCATTTATCATCGGCATCTTTGTGATCGTCTTTGCCTATATCTCACCGGACACTCTTATGGTAGCGCTCGGAAGTCTCGGATCGGGTTATGGATTTGTGCAGCTTGCTCTTTACAACATGCTTCCCCTCACTGTTTTGATCCTTCTTCCTTTCGCCAAGACTCTCACGACATCTCTGACCATAGGGTCGGGCGGGAGCGGCGGTGTATTTGCACCGGGCATCTCGATCGGAGGATTTACCGGCGGAGCATTCGGCATGATTCTGCATATCCTTTTCCCGACAATCATACCTCTTACAACGGTTCCTATATTCGTCATCATAGGCATGATCGCACTATTCGGCAGTATCGCTCATGCGCCGATTGCGGTCATGATCATGGTGCTCGAGATGACCGGGGACTTTGGGATCCTCATCCCTGCTATGGCCGCACTTGTTCTGGCCTGTCTTATCATGGGTAAGAACACCATCTTCAGGGAGCAGAGGGAAAGACGCGAGGATATTTTACTTCCTCATAATTAG
- a CDS encoding energy-coupling factor ABC transporter ATP-binding protein — translation MNDNVLTFEDVRFSYPGRPASLNGISFSIKRGKKVAVVGPNGAGKTTLLLMCNGTLVPESGKILVNGEEIAYDRVSLRDVRTRVGLVFQNSDSQIFAPSVYADVAFGPMNLHLSEEEILERVSDSLFAVGLVDYDKRPPHHLSGGEKKRVAIAGILAMRPDILVADEPTASLDPATAAEIMDLLDELHEDGTTILLSTHDVELAYAWADEVILLAEGMVLHQGEPAEVFTSYELMTKARMTPPVLLDLYMELVRRNILAQGIPPKGIPEMTRLIEGSCPIVTGTIYLADTDSLTPSLAQQMQAEHPAWHTGAMGTRAKKFCYLSEISLEYTHGVVDKCLLSVMSGEDTLILTCGGMLDRVELRAATFSKESGIEVQVIRI, via the coding sequence ATGAACGATAATGTACTTACTTTTGAAGATGTCCGGTTCTCGTATCCGGGCCGCCCCGCATCGCTGAATGGAATATCCTTTTCGATTAAGAGAGGAAAGAAAGTTGCTGTTGTCGGACCTAACGGAGCTGGAAAGACCACGCTCCTTCTGATGTGCAATGGTACGCTGGTGCCGGAAAGCGGAAAAATTCTGGTAAACGGCGAGGAGATCGCATACGATAGAGTTTCGCTTCGGGACGTTCGGACCAGGGTGGGCCTCGTGTTTCAGAACTCAGATTCCCAGATATTTGCCCCGAGCGTCTATGCCGACGTGGCATTTGGACCGATGAATCTGCATCTCTCCGAAGAAGAGATACTGGAACGTGTTTCTGATTCGCTGTTTGCCGTTGGCCTTGTGGATTATGACAAGCGTCCGCCTCATCACTTGTCGGGTGGTGAAAAGAAACGTGTCGCGATCGCGGGGATTCTTGCCATGCGGCCCGACATTCTGGTAGCTGACGAACCAACTGCGTCACTTGATCCGGCAACGGCCGCCGAGATCATGGATCTTTTGGACGAACTCCATGAAGACGGGACGACGATCCTGCTCTCGACCCATGATGTTGAACTTGCCTACGCATGGGCAGACGAGGTGATTCTTCTTGCCGAAGGCATGGTCCTTCATCAGGGAGAACCTGCCGAGGTCTTCACCAGCTATGAATTGATGACAAAAGCGAGGATGACCCCGCCGGTCCTGCTGGATCTCTACATGGAGCTTGTGAGAAGAAATATCCTTGCGCAGGGTATCCCCCCGAAAGGTATCCCGGAGATGACCCGACTTATCGAAGGATCCTGTCCTATCGTGACCGGGACAATCTATCTCGCTGATACTGATTCTCTGACTCCTTCTTTGGCACAGCAGATGCAGGCAGAACACCCGGCCTGGCACACGGGTGCTATGGGAACGAGAGCAAAGAAGTTCTGTTATCTCTCGGAGATTTCGCTTGAATATACGCACGGCGTTGTGGACAAGTGTCTTCTTTCCGTCATGAGCGGAGAAGATACTCTGATTCTGACCTGCGGCGGGATGCTTGACCGGGTGGAACTTCGGGCGGCCACATTCTCAAAAGAAAGCGGGATCGAGGTACAGGTCATCCGAATCTAA
- the cbiG gene encoding cobalt-precorrin 5A hydrolase, whose amino-acid sequence MKIVVVTLPRFQEAGMRIAAFLDAELLPYSPEIFSELYGTYDAIVCVMSAGIAVRGCAPLLTDKWHDPAVIVVTPDMRYAIPVLGGHHGANDVSKRLADLGIEPVISTATEVMGRPSVEETAKFGGLTIVNRSSTREVNGAILDGDVPIVRVPGPKIVVADPGVSVLVTDSPYVIGIGCRLGTTADEIRSAISAACKDAGIPENSVTLFATTIKKFHEKGLHEGIATLAGNLIFLDDETINKQIPLTSSRAGMIGLCGVAEPCALALSKTGTLILKKTVYGRVTIAIGR is encoded by the coding sequence ATGAAGATCGTCGTCGTCACTCTGCCAAGATTCCAGGAAGCTGGAATGCGCATCGCAGCGTTTCTGGATGCTGAGCTTCTTCCCTATTCGCCGGAAATATTCTCTGAACTTTATGGGACGTACGACGCGATCGTCTGCGTTATGTCGGCAGGGATCGCGGTTCGCGGCTGTGCTCCTCTTCTGACCGACAAGTGGCATGATCCGGCAGTCATCGTCGTCACGCCCGATATGCGGTATGCCATACCCGTTCTCGGGGGCCATCACGGAGCAAATGACGTTTCGAAACGTCTTGCAGATCTTGGAATCGAGCCGGTTATTTCGACCGCGACGGAAGTGATGGGCAGGCCGTCAGTCGAAGAGACTGCAAAATTCGGCGGGCTGACGATTGTCAACCGATCTTCGACGAGAGAAGTGAACGGCGCAATTCTTGACGGCGATGTGCCGATTGTTCGCGTACCGGGACCAAAGATCGTTGTGGCGGATCCTGGAGTTTCGGTTCTCGTGACCGATTCACCGTATGTCATCGGGATCGGGTGCCGGCTTGGAACCACTGCCGATGAGATCCGCTCTGCGATCTCTGCAGCATGCAAAGATGCGGGTATCCCGGAGAACTCAGTAACATTATTCGCAACAACCATCAAAAAGTTCCATGAAAAGGGACTTCATGAAGGCATTGCGACCCTCGCCGGCAACCTCATCTTTCTGGATGATGAAACTATTAACAAACAGATACCGCTCACTTCATCACGTGCAGGGATGATTGGGCTTTGCGGGGTTGCAGAACCGTGTGCCCTCGCCCTCTCGAAAACAGGCACTCTCATACTGAAAAAAACCGTATACGGGCGTGTAACCATTGCTATAGGAAGATAA
- a CDS encoding precorrin-8X methylmutase, producing MSKESLHPAVTTENTYTDIGADTPEGFSISSRSRSLAREAVGNATPEDRIRQRCSIAVGDWAMADLLRFSHDPVTAGLQALEEGAPIFTDIRMVLTGIQKKGHSSAVECALDYGADISKDLGITRSSAGFIALKERLDGSIIVIGNAPSALLTVCSFVDEGIRPALVIGTPVGFVNAAESKEVLRTKNVSSISNIGTRGGTPIAVASLNEIITMFTELKK from the coding sequence ATGTCAAAGGAATCATTACACCCCGCGGTTACCACAGAAAATACGTATACTGATATCGGAGCAGACACACCCGAAGGTTTTTCGATCTCGTCGAGAAGCCGAAGCCTTGCAAGAGAAGCTGTCGGCAATGCAACTCCTGAGGATCGTATCAGGCAGAGATGCTCGATCGCTGTAGGCGACTGGGCGATGGCGGATCTTCTCCGTTTTTCCCACGACCCGGTGACGGCAGGACTCCAGGCACTCGAAGAGGGGGCTCCAATATTCACCGACATCCGCATGGTCCTGACCGGAATCCAGAAGAAAGGTCACTCTTCAGCGGTCGAGTGTGCCTTGGATTATGGTGCCGATATTTCCAAAGATTTGGGGATCACCCGAAGTTCAGCAGGGTTCATAGCCCTGAAAGAACGGCTTGATGGTTCCATCATTGTGATCGGAAATGCGCCGAGTGCTCTCTTAACGGTTTGTTCATTTGTGGATGAAGGTATCCGTCCGGCGCTCGTGATCGGAACACCGGTTGGTTTTGTCAATGCGGCCGAGTCGAAGGAAGTTCTTCGCACGAAAAATGTTTCGTCGATATCCAATATCGGGACCCGCGGAGGCACGCCGATTGCCGTCGCTTCGCTGAATGAAATCATTACGATGTTTACCGAACTGAAAAAATGA
- the cobJ gene encoding precorrin-3B C(17)-methyltransferase: protein MGILWIVSSGPGSTQQLTPAAMKAIASADVIIGNAFYLDMLEPLLKNKQVIRSAMGKEVDRAREAARMAADHNVAMVSGGDAGVYGMASIVLEMVEHEFPSQKVIVLPGVTAATAAASRLGSPLSGDYVTLSLSDLLTPWDVIEKRLGLAAQMGTPIALYNPKSRGRPLNLAKALKIVLTCRDPETPVGIVKNVFREGEETHITTLGELAENDEIVDMHSILIIGGEESRIWKEDEDVKGIITPRGYHRKYVY from the coding sequence ATGGGTATTTTATGGATCGTAAGTTCAGGCCCGGGAAGCACACAGCAGCTTACCCCCGCCGCAATGAAGGCAATCGCCTCTGCTGATGTCATAATCGGCAATGCATTCTATCTGGATATGCTTGAACCGTTGTTGAAAAACAAACAGGTCATCCGAAGTGCGATGGGTAAAGAGGTCGACCGTGCCCGTGAAGCGGCACGTATGGCGGCCGATCACAATGTGGCCATGGTTTCGGGAGGAGATGCCGGCGTCTACGGTATGGCGAGCATCGTTCTCGAGATGGTCGAACATGAATTCCCTTCCCAGAAAGTAATCGTGCTTCCCGGCGTCACTGCGGCCACCGCGGCGGCGAGCAGACTCGGGTCCCCGCTCTCGGGCGACTACGTGACCTTAAGCCTCTCCGATCTCCTGACGCCCTGGGACGTTATTGAAAAACGACTGGGTCTTGCCGCACAGATGGGAACCCCGATCGCTCTTTATAATCCAAAGAGCCGTGGTCGTCCGCTGAATCTTGCCAAAGCATTGAAAATCGTTCTTACCTGCCGGGATCCGGAGACCCCGGTCGGCATCGTAAAGAATGTGTTTCGGGAAGGTGAAGAGACTCATATAACAACGCTTGGTGAGCTCGCCGAAAACGATGAGATTGTGGATATGCACTCGATATTAATCATTGGCGGTGAAGAAAGCAGAATCTGGAAGGAGGACGAAGATGTCAAAGGAATCATTACACCCCGCGGTTACCACAGAAAATACGTATACTGA
- a CDS encoding cobyrinate a,c-diamide synthase, giving the protein MIRQSTSIPRIVIAGTHSGCGKTTTASGIMAALRARGLVVQPFKVGPDFIDPSHHSVVCGRSSRNLDPFMMGEESVRRSFVSACEGADIAVIEGVMGLYDGVDGGDCASTAHVARILDAPVVLVTDIKGMSRSVAALIKGYTEFDSRVRFAGVIMTKGGSEKHKAMTTTDISVPLLGWIPRSDALAVESRHLGLKMADEDARMKDTGAFIEEHCLLDALLAAAADTAVITAETNMPPAENKIRIGIALDEAFCFYYQDNFDHLRKKGAELIFFSPIHDTLPEADAYYFGGGYPELYAEELAKSRCRSELKWAADSGKSIFGECGGLMWLNRSITTLEGRNYKMTGLLDADCQMEKRFVALNYVVGKVTAPSFFPEGMDIRGHEFHYSRTIPDSDVRYALTLTRGEGVGNGKDGIMAGSVIGAYTHMYFGAVNK; this is encoded by the coding sequence ATGATTAGACAAAGCACCAGCATCCCCCGTATCGTGATCGCCGGCACTCACAGCGGATGCGGAAAAACAACCACTGCGTCCGGGATCATGGCGGCACTTCGGGCGAGGGGTCTCGTGGTCCAGCCGTTCAAAGTCGGACCGGATTTTATCGACCCGTCCCATCATTCGGTCGTTTGCGGGAGAAGTTCGCGCAATCTCGATCCGTTCATGATGGGTGAAGAGTCGGTCCGCCGTTCGTTTGTTTCTGCATGCGAGGGGGCAGACATTGCTGTAATCGAGGGTGTGATGGGGTTGTATGACGGCGTGGATGGGGGGGACTGCGCGAGCACGGCGCATGTCGCACGCATTCTCGATGCTCCTGTTGTTTTGGTTACAGACATCAAAGGCATGAGCCGGAGTGTGGCCGCTTTGATCAAGGGGTACACGGAATTTGATTCCAGAGTCCGGTTTGCCGGCGTAATTATGACGAAAGGGGGCAGTGAGAAGCATAAAGCGATGACGACCACGGATATTTCCGTCCCTCTTCTCGGATGGATCCCGCGAAGCGATGCACTCGCCGTTGAAAGCCGGCACTTGGGTTTGAAGATGGCGGATGAGGATGCTCGGATGAAAGATACCGGAGCATTCATCGAAGAACACTGCCTGCTTGACGCCCTTTTGGCCGCTGCTGCCGATACAGCAGTGATCACGGCAGAGACGAACATGCCCCCTGCAGAAAACAAAATCAGAATAGGTATCGCGCTGGACGAGGCGTTCTGTTTTTATTATCAGGACAACTTCGATCATCTCAGAAAGAAAGGAGCCGAACTGATTTTCTTTTCTCCCATTCACGACACTCTTCCTGAAGCAGATGCCTATTACTTCGGCGGGGGTTATCCGGAACTCTATGCCGAAGAACTGGCGAAATCCCGGTGCAGGTCTGAGCTGAAATGGGCTGCCGATTCAGGTAAATCGATTTTTGGCGAGTGCGGCGGTCTGATGTGGCTGAATCGTTCGATAACTACACTGGAAGGGCGTAATTATAAAATGACTGGGCTTCTTGATGCTGACTGTCAGATGGAAAAACGGTTCGTCGCTTTGAATTATGTTGTTGGTAAAGTGACGGCCCCCTCATTTTTCCCTGAGGGGATGGATATTCGCGGTCATGAGTTCCACTACTCGCGAACCATACCCGATTCAGACGTACGATATGCGCTCACCCTGACCCGCGGTGAAGGGGTCGGTAATGGAAAAGACGGGATTATGGCTGGTTCAGTGATCGGTGCATATACACACATGTACTTCGGCGCAGTCAATAAGTAA
- a CDS encoding DUF4405 domain-containing protein gives MKNARMNAWVDLAAFIAAVATCVTGYVLWAFFPLGSGRGAMNFLDVSYQVWYDLHFYTSTLFVVLVAIHLILHYRWIRNMRMMLVKK, from the coding sequence ATGAAAAACGCCAGGATGAATGCGTGGGTCGATCTCGCTGCGTTCATTGCAGCAGTAGCCACATGTGTGACCGGTTATGTTCTCTGGGCATTTTTCCCTCTGGGATCGGGAAGGGGGGCAATGAATTTCCTTGACGTCAGTTATCAAGTCTGGTATGATCTCCATTTCTATACAAGTACCCTATTTGTTGTCCTCGTTGCAATTCATCTAATTCTCCATTATCGGTGGATTCGAAATATGCGTATGATGCTGGTCAAAAAATAA
- the cbiT gene encoding precorrin-6Y C5,15-methyltransferase (decarboxylating) subunit CbiT → MDLPGGPTQPEVMAVSLAKLAIRPGDTVVDIGCGTGTVTLEMAKLAGKEGYVYAVDRRHQAIECTQETCRDVDVEIVAGEALDFLASPHKPIDCAFLGGSRDIREILPHLQKEGTRSIVVNAVLLETAVETIHAMKELGIFIEAVHLQVSRSHDLVERIMFQPINPVYIIHGGRTC, encoded by the coding sequence ATGGATTTACCCGGAGGACCCACTCAGCCGGAAGTCATGGCCGTTTCCCTTGCAAAACTTGCCATTCGCCCGGGCGACACGGTCGTTGACATCGGCTGCGGGACCGGAACGGTCACGCTCGAGATGGCGAAACTCGCAGGAAAAGAGGGATATGTCTATGCCGTTGACCGGAGACATCAGGCCATTGAATGTACGCAGGAAACCTGCCGGGATGTAGATGTTGAGATCGTCGCAGGTGAAGCTCTTGATTTTCTTGCCTCGCCGCATAAACCGATCGATTGTGCGTTTCTCGGCGGTAGCCGCGATATCCGTGAGATACTTCCCCATCTTCAAAAGGAAGGGACGCGAAGCATCGTAGTGAATGCCGTACTGCTGGAAACCGCCGTTGAAACCATCCACGCGATGAAAGAACTGGGTATCTTCATCGAAGCCGTCCATCTGCAGGTCTCCAGATCCCATGATCTTGTGGAGCGTATTATGTTTCAACCAATCAATCCCGTCTATATCATACACGGAGGCAGAACATGCTGA
- a CDS encoding energy-coupling factor ABC transporter permease, with translation MHIMEGFLPSPWWQFWALLAVVCVLAGMAALIRLVKRNPESLPLLGLAGACVFILSSLKLPSVGSSSHATGTGFGAILFGPAVCSVFCTIVLVFQALLLAHGGITTLGANIISMGVAGPLAACIIFKIGHLIRPEFSIRSFSVTVFCAAAAADLVTYMMTSLQLALAYPAAEGGVLASFVVYLGIFSITQVPLAVLEGILIVLMMRFVIRIRPDIFVSLDILSKKETRILLPSSDQNLSPISKNKWIIAGIIVVLLTASLAFLLAGLGLQSGSDDLVAETLIDLGNLPVFDPLNLVSEDMHGWLFALQAGIGAAVLVFCLYLLRIRSASRGFGKKPHTIFDEHILDDVAIASPLRQVSAWLKLLFCLSAIIIGVTSPLPYLPLFIAGVMIFAALIIAKVSPRLYGSLLTIPLVFAGTGAAVILLITGGGETLIDFFRIGAFHFQITTTSLELAALVLSRTLAGMCSLYFLTLTTPITSLFSVLQKMRMPQAFIDLSMLIYRYIFVFIGEAIAIHNAQIMRGGYGTWKNYLTSFSMLASMLFIRTWEKGEAIFVSMDSRCYDGCMALPEEEGHVTPLSAMAVFLFIALIFGLLCAEMLLL, from the coding sequence ATGCATATTATGGAAGGGTTTCTGCCAAGCCCGTGGTGGCAGTTTTGGGCACTCCTCGCTGTGGTTTGTGTTTTGGCAGGCATGGCCGCGCTTATCAGACTCGTCAAGAGAAATCCTGAGTCACTGCCGCTTCTCGGACTTGCGGGAGCATGTGTTTTTATCCTTTCATCCCTGAAACTCCCTTCCGTAGGATCCTCATCGCATGCAACCGGCACGGGATTTGGCGCGATACTATTCGGACCTGCGGTGTGTTCAGTGTTCTGCACAATAGTATTAGTATTTCAGGCACTTCTTCTTGCACATGGAGGGATCACCACACTTGGCGCAAACATCATCTCGATGGGTGTTGCAGGCCCGCTTGCCGCCTGTATTATTTTTAAAATCGGCCATCTGATTCGACCCGAATTTAGTATCAGGAGTTTTTCGGTCACCGTGTTTTGTGCTGCTGCTGCGGCAGATTTAGTCACTTACATGATGACCTCCCTTCAACTCGCACTTGCCTACCCGGCGGCTGAAGGAGGGGTGCTTGCCTCTTTTGTGGTCTACCTTGGGATTTTCAGCATAACGCAGGTTCCCCTTGCTGTTCTTGAGGGCATACTCATTGTTCTTATGATGAGATTTGTGATCAGGATACGCCCGGATATCTTTGTCTCCCTCGACATTCTGTCGAAAAAAGAGACACGCATACTTCTTCCGAGTTCCGATCAGAACTTATCCCCAATATCGAAAAACAAATGGATTATTGCCGGAATCATTGTCGTGCTGCTTACAGCCTCCCTTGCATTCCTGCTTGCAGGACTCGGACTCCAGTCCGGATCTGATGATCTGGTCGCAGAAACGCTGATAGATCTGGGAAATCTTCCGGTCTTTGATCCGCTGAATCTTGTCTCCGAGGATATGCACGGCTGGCTGTTTGCTCTTCAGGCCGGTATCGGGGCTGCAGTCCTTGTTTTCTGTCTCTATCTGCTGAGAATCAGATCGGCATCCCGAGGTTTTGGAAAAAAACCTCACACCATCTTTGATGAACATATTCTCGATGATGTGGCGATCGCAAGTCCTCTTCGGCAGGTTTCAGCATGGCTTAAACTGCTGTTCTGTCTGTCAGCGATCATAATCGGCGTGACCTCGCCGCTCCCGTATCTCCCATTATTTATTGCGGGGGTCATGATCTTTGCAGCACTCATCATCGCGAAAGTCAGTCCGCGTCTTTACGGATCTCTCCTGACGATCCCTCTGGTGTTTGCCGGAACGGGAGCTGCGGTGATTTTACTCATCACCGGCGGCGGGGAAACACTTATCGACTTTTTCCGTATCGGAGCATTTCATTTCCAGATAACCACGACTTCGCTTGAACTGGCGGCACTGGTATTATCCAGGACGCTGGCAGGTATGTGTTCGCTCTACTTCCTTACTCTAACCACGCCGATAACATCACTGTTTTCCGTTCTCCAGAAGATGCGGATGCCTCAGGCATTCATCGATTTGTCCATGCTGATTTACCGGTATATCTTCGTCTTCATCGGCGAGGCGATCGCGATCCACAATGCACAGATTATGCGGGGAGGATATGGCACGTGGAAAAATTATCTCACTTCGTTTTCCATGCTTGCCTCGATGCTTTTTATCAGAACCTGGGAAAAAGGAGAGGCAATCTTTGTTTCCATGGACTCACGCTGTTATGACGGATGCATGGCTCTTCCAGAAGAAGAGGGTCATGTCACTCCGCTTTCAGCGATGGCTGTGTTTCTCTTTATTGCGTTAATATTTGGTCTGTTATGTGCGGAGATGCTGTTATTATGA